A window of Hymenobacter siberiensis genomic DNA:
ATGACGTTGTTCTTTTCCACCGTGCCCTTGGTCATCTCCCACGCCGCGCCGCCTTCGGAGAGAAAGTCGTTCACGGGGTCAATCACCAGCAGCACGGTGCGGTCGGCGGGCAAACTGCGACCGGTTTCGCCCTTGGGCAAATAGGTTGCGGCGGATTGGGGGCGGGGAGTATTTTCCATAGCGGGCGTTGGGTTAAGAGAAACAGAACGGGTCGAGTCGGCGGGCCGGCCTCCGCTTGGCGTTGGCATGTCCAGCCCCAGTACAGGACTTGTACTTACTACGCTCCCCTACTACCAATCGTTGTATAATAAAAGGCAGGGCATACCCCCTGTTCAAGGCGTTATCAGGGGCGTTATGAGGTTCCAGCAGCGCCTTAATCCTGTCTTTATGGGTTATAAGCCATTGTACTGGCAGTGCAGGAGTGTCCGGGAAGCAGGAGCTAACACGCTTTAATACCGGCGGGGAAAAACAGCGTTTTGTCTTGGTCCACTTGGTGAGGGGCGCCGGGGTGCTTTCCCCTGAACCATGCCGAACTACCTCATCCACCGGGGAATCGAGCAACGGCCCAGCCCTGTGACTTTGAGAGTGCTCATCAAGTCTAAGGCCGGGAATGGCGCTATTCACCGATAACGTACACCGGCACGGCCTGCGCATCGACGCCCCGACCAGTCGCCTTCCTGACTTTTCTGCCATTCAGCAAGCAGCATGGAGCAGGCAATTTCCGAGGCTGCCGTGCCCCCATCGATGCTGACCAGGATAGTCAGGTTGTCGCCCTGCTTCATGGTGCGCTCGAATCATGCTTGTTGATGAGCATGAAAGTGTAGGTCAGCTCGTAGTAATGGCCCTGGTTAAAAGTTATTGATTTTTAGCGCTAAAGGCGATGAGTCAGTTCTCGTTTTCGAAGAGGGGCCAGGGGGTAAGGCGAACGGGGAGGGCGGCAAGCACTGCGTAACATAACTCACCAGGTCGGCCGCCCCCAGCAGACCGGCCAGCTTGCACACCCGTTTCAGATACTTATTCATCACCTGATTCGGATGCACCGGCAGCAGCTTTAGCCGTTCCGCATCGGCGTACTTGTCAATGATAGCCGCCGCCGGAGCAGTCAGGTAGATGCTCACCCCCGCCCGCGTCTTGCTCATCATCAGCCGCAGTACCCGCCCCCCGTTCCATTCGTGCAGGTTGCCCCGGTGCAGCCCCGATACGTCTGAGTAGCGCAGCCCCGTGTAGCAGTAGAACAGAAAAATATCCCGCGTCGGCACCAGGTTGGCCGGCAGCATCGCCGTTTCCATCCTGCCCAGGTCCTCCGCCGACAAGTAAAGCTTCGGCACATCAAACCCCTTAATCGTGATTTTACGGATTTCCAGCCCCAGCGTCACTCCTCGCTCATCGCGCAGCCACCGCAAAAACGCCTTCAAATCCTTCAGCGCCGTAGCTACCGAGTTTGGCCCGAGCTTGCGCTCCTCCCGCAAATACACCATCAGCCGGTCATGCAGCTCCAGACTATAGGTCGTTGGGTCCAGTAGCACCCCGGCCCACTTCTCAAAGCCCACCATCCAGTTCCGCGTCACCAAGTGGTGCCGCAACGTTTCCTTGGCATAGCCCCGCGCCAGCATCGACTTGCGGTAGTCGTCATACCACACCGTCACCGATTCCTGCTCGACCACCACCGCCTCGGGCACCGGGGCCGGCCGCAGCGCCACCCGCAGGCCGGCCACCGTCGGGGCCTCCCCTTCAGCCCGCAGCTTCCGCCACCACGCCAGCGCATCATTCGTTAGCCGGGCCAGCAGGGCGTTGGCATCATCCGGCAGCGGATACGACTTCCGGAATTCCTGCCGGGTTGCGTTCCAGTCCGCGGGCTTACATTTTTCGCCGGTGGCACATTTGAGGCGAACCCCATCAAAATAAACGACCAGGTGCACGGGGCACCGGCCCACGCTATCTTTCTTGTCGGTGCGAAGAACGAATTGGGTAACCATACAAAAGGGGGGCGTCTGTCCCACCGTAAAGTGAAAGATTCGCACCCAGGAGTACCGATTCCCCTAGACGCAAAAAACCCGGAAAACGGCCTCCACGACGTGTGAAGCAGTTTTCCGGGTGTTCCGGTAAAGGATAAATGAGCCGCCTGTCGGACTCGAACCAACGACCCTCTGATTACAAGTCAGAAGCTCTACCAACTGAGCTAAGGCGGCGGGTTGGTGATGCAAAAGTAAACAGCCAACACCGTATTCCCAGCAATTGGGCCACATTTAGCAAAAAAAGCGGGCCGGCATCATCGAAGCCGGCCCGCTTAGCCTTGGTTAGAAGAGCTAATTAGCTGCGAATCATCCGCAACTGCTTCTTCAGGGCTTCGATGCGCTTCTGGCCTTCGGCGATGCGGCCCTGGTACTCCTCGCGGAGCTGGGAAGCATTTTTGGAGCGGGCGAAGAAATCGAGGTTGGTTTGCAGGGTCGAGTGGTCGTTTTCCAGCTCGTTAATTTCCTTGCGCAAGGCCATTTCCTTGCGCGTGAGCTGCTGCTGAGCCTGCGGGCGGGCTTTGAGGCGCGCTACTTCGGTCTGGAACAATAAATCGGTACGGTCGGCGTAGCCCAGGCCGGGAACGTGGTCGAGGTACTTGCCGAGCAGCGACAACAGCTGCTCTTCGCTGCGGTCGGCGGTGCCGCGGCCGGGCTGCTCGTCGTTGGCATCAAACTCGGTGGCCCAGCCGGCCAGGATGGCCCGGAAGCCTTCGAGCGAGCCCGGTGCATCAACGCTGAGAGCATTAACCTGCTCGGCGATAGTATCGAGGTGCGCGGTCTGCTCAGCCGACGACTGCTGCACCTTCTCCTCGCGGAAGCGGGATTCCTGCTTGGGACGCTCAAACACGGCATCGCAAGCGGCGCGGAACCGGTGCCAGAGCTTATCGGCCAGCTTATCGGGCACGCGGCCTACGTCCTTCCACTCCTTCTGCACCCGAATGATTACCTGACGGGCAGCGTCGCCGTCGGCATTGTTGGCGGCTTCTTCGGCCTGGTCGATAAGGGCCTGCTTGGCTTTCACGTTCGCCGACTTCTCGTTATCGAGCGACTTAAAGAAGTCGTTCTTCCGGTTGAAGAAAGCCTTGTAGGCCGCCCAGTATTGCTTGTTCAGGGCATCGGCCTGGGCGCGGGGCACAAGGCCGGCAGCTTCCCACTCGGTCTTGATTTCCTGAAGCTCATCGGTCTTCGAGCGCCACAGGTTTACGCGGTCAGTTTCGAAGGTAGCGAAGGGTAGCACGCGCTCCAACAGGGCCTGCTTCACCACAAGGTTGGCTTTCTCCACGGTCGAGCGCTGGTCCACGAACTCCTTGCGGCGCTGGTGCAGCACATCCGAAGCAGCAATGAAGCGCTGCCACAGCGGCTCGCGCTGGTCGTTGGGCACGGGGCCGATGTTCTTCCAGTCCTCGTGCAGCTTGGTGAGCTCATCGAGGGCTTTATTGATGCCGGAAGCCGAGCCGAGGGCTTCGGCGCGCTTGATGAGGGCCTCTTTGGCCTCCAGGTTGCGGCGGCGGTCCAGGTCCTTCATCTGCAGGAACTGGCCCTGCTTGCTGTAATAGATGTCGAGCAGGCCGTGGTATGTATCCCAGATACCCTGGCTGTCGCCCTGGGGCACCGCACCGGTGGCTTTCCACTCGGCCTGCAGGGCCTTCAGCTTGCCGGAGCTGTCTTTGGTTTCGGCGGCGTCAACCAGCGTACGGAGCTGGTCGAGCAGGGCTTTTTTCCGGCTGAGGTTGTCGCCACGGCTGGCGTCCTCGGCTTTGGCATCTTTGGCGCGGCTCTCGCGGAACTCCTGCAGGGCTTTGTTCAGCTCCTGCTGGCCTTCGGGCTGCTGGAAAGCAAAGGCTTCGACACCTTCGCCACCGGCGGCGAATTTCTCGCGAGCAGCGGTGCGGACCAGACCCACGTTGGTTTCGTACTGGCGGGTGAGGTCTGAAATCTGCTTGCGATTTTTGCCAGCGTTGGGGCTGCGCAACAAGCCCACCAGGTAGCTGGCCTGGGCCGGCAGGTCGAGGGCAGTGAAATCAGGAGCAGCGGTTTCAGTAGCTGCTTCACCTTCCACGCCGGTTGCTTCTTCGCCAGCATCAATAGCCGCAACATCGGCCGGGGCCGCATTCAGCGGGGTTTCCGACGAGGTGGGCAGCGTGGCCAACGGCTCCTGCGCGGCTTCCAGCTCCGGGGCATCGTGCAGGTCCACAGTGGGCAGCGCGGGAGCCTGGTCTTCGACGGTGGCAGCCGTGTCTGGGGCGCTCAGCGTTTCGGGGTCGGCAATGGGCGCGGGCGTGGCACTGTTGATGTGCTCGGCAGCGGGCAGGGCTTCGGGATTGGGTGTAGTGGCCATTACTTCGCCGTAGTGCTCAATGGCGCGGGCCTGCGGAGCCGAAACATCGCTGCCATCCACGCTTACGGGATGGGAAACGTGCTGGGCAGTTTCGGCGGCGGCGGCGGCTTCGGGCGTGCCGGGCGTGGGCACGACTGGGCCGAGGTCGGCGGCGATAACAGCGGCCCCGGGTGTTTCGGCTGTGCCAGCACCCTCGGGCTGGCCGGCGGCCAAATCGGGGGTGCCCTGGGCGGGCAGCTCTACCTGCGTTTCGCCGGCCGCGTTGGGCGTGGCTGTAGTGGAAGGCGCAGCATCATCGGCCGGGGACGATTTGCCCTGAATTTCGGCCAGACGGCGTTGCAAAATGGTCATCCGGTCTTCGCCGGCCGGGTCGTTGCCGCCCGCGAGCGGAGCAGTGGGGTTTTCTTCAGCAGCCATAAATCTTCGTAAAAGCCAGCCCGGAGCAGGGGGCCAGAGGGGAGAGCAAAAAAAGTGGGAATAAAACAAAGGTCCGGACAAAAACCTCATTAGTTGAGCCGGGGGTCGACGGGATAGTTGGCCAGGACTTTAAACTTGCCGCCCTTCTCCCGCAGAATTTCCCGCCAGAACGCATCAGATGCCAAAGTAAACACTTTCCCAGCGCTTGCGGGGTGCCGTATCCAACTCTGCCCCTGCATTTCGCCGGCCAGCTGGCCCGCCGACCACCCCGAATATCCAGCAAATAGCCGCACATCACCGGCTTCGAGGGCCCCACTGCCGAGTAAGCCGAGCAGGGTTTCAAAATCGCCACCCCAATACACGCCCTGGCCCAAATCGGTAGCCCCGGGCAGGTCAGCCCGGCGGTGCAGGTAGTGCAGCGTGTTGGGCTCGACGGGCCCACCCACGTAGATGGGCACCATGGCGGCGGCCGTGGCCTCGGGCGGCAGGTCGAGCACGTCGTCGAGCACGAGGCTGGTGAGACGGTTCAGCACGAGGCCGAAGGAGCCATCGGCAGGTTCGTCGCGGCAGAGCAGCACCACGCTGCGCTCGAAATTGGGGTCGCCGAGGAAGGGCTTGGAAATGAGCAGAGTACCGGGCCGCATGAGAAGAGAAATTATAAATTATTTTTTGAATTATAAATGGCATTGCGAACCGCTGTGAGAAAGTCAGCAAGACGGACTTTACAGATGGTAGTACCTTGCACCGCCAAGGCCATTTAGCTTCCAAAGTATGGTGCAATAAGACTGCATCAGCCGCAAAATTGTTCCCCAGTACCATGTTCCGGCCCTGGCAGCAATGACGCCTATTTATAATTCTCTCAAATTCCCCTAATGACTGACCTGCACCTTGCCGACCTGCGCAAAACGTACGCCCAGCGCACCCTTTCCGAAGCCGATGTGCTGCCAGAGGCCGTGCCCCAGTTTCGGGCGTGGCTGGAAGAAGCCATAGCTGCCCGGCTCGACGAGCCCACGGCCATGACCGTGAGTACTGTAGCGGCCGCCACGGGGCAGCCATCGTCGCGGGTGGTGCTGTTGAAAGGCCTGCCCGATGACGCCGGCTTTCTGTTTTATACAAATTACGACTCGCGTAAGGGCCAGGAGCTGACCGCGCAGCCACTGGCGGCGCTCAACTTCTTCTGGCCCGGCCTGGAGCGGCAGGTGCGCGTGGAAGGCCGCGTAGAAAAGGCTCCGAACACGATGTCGACCGAATATTTCCAAAGCCGGCCGCGCAGCAGCCAGCTCGGGGCCTGGGCTTCGCCCCAAAGCCAGGTCATCGGCAGCCGCGAAGAGCTTGAAGCCCGCGAAGAAGCCGTAGCCGAGGAGTTTGGGGAGCAAAACCCGCTGCCGCGCCCCGACAACTGGGGCGGCTACATTCTGCGGCCCACGCGGCTGGAGCTGTGGCAGGGCCGCCCCAGCCGCCTGCACGACCGCATTGTGTACGAGTGGGATGGCGCCGCCTGGAAGCGCAGCCGCCTGGCCCCGTGAGATTTCATTTAACATTTATCATTTATCATTTAACAATCGAAACTGCGTGAAACATGCATCGAGCGAAAATGTAAATAATGATTGTTAGCATGTTAAATGATAATTGTTAAATGAAAAGTTTTGGCTGAAATTCAACCCCTGCGCGGCTGGCGCTACAATGCGGCGCTGAGCGCCAACATCGATGCCTATGTTTCACCGCTGTTCGATGTCGTATCGGCGAAGCAGCGGGAGGCGCTTTACCGTAATCCACTCAACTCCATCCATTTGTCGGTGCCCCGGGGCGATGACCCAACCGAGGCGGCGCTGTTGCAGTTGCGCGAATGGCAGGCCAGCGGCGTACTGCGGCAGGACGAACTGCCGGGCATTTATGCCTACTACCAGTATTTCCAGCTGCCCGGAAGCCCCCGCAAATATTGCCGCAAGGGGTTCATATGCCACATTCGGGCCTATGACTGGGAGGAAAACGTGGTACTACGCCACGAGAACACGCTGCCCGCCTCGGTGAACGACCGGGCCGAGCTACTGGCCCGCACCCAGTTTCAGACCAGCGCCACGCACGGGCTGTACCGCGACGAGGATTTTGAGCTGGAAACCTACCTGGACGAGGCCATGCGCGCGCCACTGCTCGAAACCGAGGAAGACTACCAGGGTGCGCGCGACGTACTGGCCGTGATTCAGGATGCGGCCATCATTCGACGGTTTCAGGAGGTGCTGGCCAAGCGGGAGGTAATTCTGGCCGATGGCCACCACCGCTACGAAGGCTCCCTGGCCTACCGCCAGGCCCGCGAGCTGGCCGCCGACGGCCGCGCCACCGGCCGCGAGCCCTGGAACTACCACCTCATGTACCTCACCAACGCGGCGGCCGACGACCTGCGCATTCTGCCCACCCACCGCCTGCTGCTGGACCTACCCGCCGAACTAAACACCGGCGAGCTGCTGGACCGGCTGGCCCCCTACTTCACCGTTTTGCCCACTGATGATGCCAGCGACCTGCCCGAAATCATCACCGGAAAGCAGTGGGCATTCGGCCTGTACGTGGATGGGCAGTCGTTCAAAATCCGGCTCCGGCCCGAAGTGCATGGACAGCTGGACTGGGACACGACCGAGGAAGTAAAAACGCTGGACCTTACGGTGCTGCACTTTTTTGTATTGGAAAAGGTGCTGGGCATTGTGGGGCCGGACGCGCAACGGGCGTGGCCGGGCGTGGCCTACGTGCGCAATTTCACCGAATGTCTCCAGCGCGTGGACCGGGGCGAGGCCCGGGGGGCCTTCATCGTAAACGAGGTGACCATGGCCGAAGTGGAAGCCGTGTGCCATTCCGGGGCCGTGATGCCGCCCAAATCAACTTTTTTCTATCCCAAAACCATCGGCGGTTTTCTCTTCAGCAGCATTGCCGATGAAGAAGCCGGCAACGCTTTCGCCGAGCTTTTCCAGGCCAACCCCAAGTGAAACTCATTTTAGCTTCCAACTCGCCCCGCCGCCGCCAGCTGCTGACGGATATGGGCCTGCCCTACGAAATCCGGCTGCGCGAAGTAGACGAGGACTTCCCCGCCCACCTGCGCCGGGGCGAAGTGGCCGAATACCTCGCCGCCCACAAAGCCGCCGCCTACGCCCCCGACCTGGCCCCCGATGAGCTGGTGATAACCGCCGACACCATCGTGTGCCTCGAAAACGACGTGCTGAACAAGCCCGCCGACCGCGCCGAAGCCACCGCCATGCTCACCCGCCTGCAGGGCCGCGCCCACGACGTTTTCACGGGCGTGTGCCTGCGCGCCGGCGACGGCCGCCAGGTCGTGTTCTCGGACCAGACCACCGTGCATTTCCGTTCGCTGAACCCGGCCGAAATCGGCTACTACATCGACACCTGCCAGCCCTACGACAAGGCCGGCTCCTATGGGGCGCAGGACTGGCTGGGCATGGCTGCCATCACCCGGCTCGAAGGCTCCTACTTCAACGTGATGGGCCTGCCCACGCACCGTGTGTGGGCCGAGCTGGAAGCCCTCGGGGCATTGCCCGGCAGCACTCAGCCGCGATGAGCCCGGTGGTAAAGCTACCGGGAGTGCGCTTTTTCGGCATTCTATCGGTTGGGCTATTGGCCCTTTGCGCAGGCTACGCGGCGCTCATGCTGCACAGCGCCACCTGGGCCGAAGCGCGGCAGCTGGATGCTATTTTCCCCTTTTATAAATGGCGCATCCGGCTATTTTCCGCCGCTGAGTTTGCCCAGGCCGGGCAGCTGCTAACGGGCTTAGCCGTAGTTCTAGCCCTGCCGGCCGTTATCCTGATTGCCGCACCCGCCGGTCGCGCCGAGTGCCACCAGTGGGGCAGCGAATTGCGCGCCGTGCTGCGGGGCCTTAGCAGTGCATTTAGAGCCTTGCCCACAGCGCAGCAACGCGGCGCGGTTCTGCTCCTGCTCGCCCTCACCGCCTTCCGGCTGGTAGCCAGTATTCCGGCCGTGACGCCGGGGTATGATGACGTGCCGTCGTACGAAATGTTTGCCAGCAAGAGCCTGCTGGCAGTTTCGGCTTACTATCCGGTGCCTAATAACCATGTGCTGTCCAATACCATCGACTGGGTATTCTATCAGGTGAACCCGGGGTTCTGGTTCACCATGCGGCTGCCCGTGGTGCTGGCCGCCACGATGGCCACGGGGCTGCTGTTTCTGGGCCTTCTGTGGGCACGGGCCAGCTTTCGGGTGGCATGGCTGAGCACGTTGCTGTTCAGCCTGGCGCAGCTGAGCCTGTACCATGTGGCCGTGGGCCGTGGCTACTGGCTGCTGACGCTGATGGGGGTAATGGCCTTCTTTGGGTCATTGGCCCTGGCAGATGGCACCCGGCAGCCCCGCGCCGCCTGGACGGGGCTGGTGGTAGGTGGCGTGCTGGGCCTTTACACCGTACCCACTTTTGCGCTGGTGTTGGGGTCCGCTTTTTCGTGGCTAGGGCTGGGCTACTTGCGACGGCACGACTGGCGGGCCATTGCGTGGCTGGCGGTGCTGGGGGCGGTGATAGCCGCGGGCAGCCTAGTGCTCTATACGCCGCTGATATTCGTATCGGGGCCGGCCATTTTCTTCAGCAATGGTTTCGTCGCCCCGCAACCATTAGGAGTGTTCTGGCGGGGCCTGCCGGCCTATCTGTGGGAAACGGAAGGCTTTCTGGCGGGTCAGGGCAAAGTAGGCGGATTGCTGGTACTCGCGGTATTGGCGGCGGTCCTGCTGCTGTGGCGGCGCGGGACGCAGTGGCCGACGACGCAGCGGTTGCCCTTGCAGCGGCTGGTTCCGGCGGCGCTCTGGTTCATGGCTTTTCCCTACGCCATGATGGCCGCGCAGCGGGTATTTGCTCCCAGCCGTGCGGTACTGTATAAAGCATTTTTCTTCTTTCTACTGCTGGCTTTGGTGGTCGACTGGCTCCTGCAGGCGGCCCCCAAACGCTGGCAGCGCGGCCTGCACGCGGCGCTGAGCCTGATGGGAATAATCTGGCTGGGCTACGAAGTGAACAGCCTGTGGCGCGACAACCAGCGCCCGCGCCATCGCAACGCGGCCCTGTACCAAGCCTTTCAATGGCTCGACCAGCACCCCAAGGCCCGCACGCTTATGCCCGAATCAACCCACAGCCTGTTTGTGCGAATGTACCTGCACTCGGAGCACCCCGGCCAGCGCTGGCCCATCGACCATATTCCCCAGCCGGGTATCAGCTACACGTACGTGCTGGCTTTTCCCGATTTGCACGGTTGGTTTCAACCGGGGTTCACCTTCCCACCCGTTTTTCATAACGAGCTGGTTGAAATCTACCAACTAAATCCTGCCGTGGCCGATTCGGCCAGCGCGGCAGGGGCGCTTCCCTCCTATTGGCACTTGATGGAATAATGTCATTCCGACGCAGGAGGAATCTGAGCACGATTTATCTCAGATTACTCCTGCGTCGGGATGACCGTTAATGCCCCCGCGCCAGCAGAGCAATACCGGCCACAATCAGCAGCAAGCCCCCGGCCTGAGGCAGCGTCAGGGCCTCGCGCAGCACTACCAGACCTAATATGGCCGTGAGCAGCACCGAGCCGCCCACAATCACAGGCGTACCCACGGAGGAATTCACGCCCCGCTGAAACACCACGAAAGTGAGGATTTCAGCCAGGCCCACGCCCAGCCCGGCGAGCACCGCCCAGGCCAGGCCCTTGCCAGAAACGACCAGCGGCTGGCCCTGCAGCTTCAGTTTCAGCAGCCACGCGGCCCCAAGGGCGGCAGCGACCAGCTGTAGCACCACCGCGCCCACGGCCGGCGACACATGGTCGGCGGCGAGCTTGATGAAAAAGTTGTAGAGCGCCAGGCACAGGGCCGTGAGAAGCGCCAGCGGCAGCCAGTTCATCATCGCCTTATACGAGCTTGTAGTTGCGGTACTCGCCAATTCGGTAGCCCGTCAGCAGCTCCAAGGCACGCTTGAAACGGTCTTTCAGCCGGTGCTGGTTGCGGCTCATGTCGTGCTCGTAGCGCCAGTTTTGCTGCCGGATGCGGGCCAGCATTACCTGCGGGTGCGTGCCGGTAAAGCGCTGCAGAGAGTCAACCTGGCTGTAATCAAAATCCTCGGCCGGGGCCACGTTCTGGGCCACCCACTCGTCGGAATACCACAGCTTATTGAAGGTTTCCTGCTTGCGCTGCATGGCGGCGGGCGTTTTCACCCAGCCGTAGTGGTGCACGGTGGCATCGAGCAGCTTTACGCGCAGCTTGCTGTTATCGGCCAGCCGAAAGCCCTGCGCGTCGCGGTAAGAAGCCACGCCAATATCGGGCCGCACAATGCGGATTTCGCGCCGGTACCAGCGGTAGGAATCGCCCACGTAGTCGTAAGAGCCGTAGAAATGCCGGTAGTTCAGCAGCAGGCCTTGCACGGATTTATCATCTTTCCAGCGCTCCATTCCGACCCGGATGGCCGCGTAATCGGCCTCGTGCAGCACCTCATCGGCTTGCAAATAGATGGCCCAGTCGGCATCGGCCGGCACGGCGGCCAGGGCCTTATCGGTTTCCACGGCCAGCACCCGGCCGCCCTCGCGCAAGGAATCGTCCCACACGGTTTCGATGACACGGATTTTTGGGGAGTTGATTCGTTGAATCAGCCCCAGCGTATCATCGTCTGAATTACCTACGGCTACTACTAATTCATCGCAAAGTGGCAGTAGGGAATTGATGCTTTCGAGCACGGGGTAATCGTACTTGATGGCATTGCGGACGAAGGTGAAACCGACTACTTTCATACCTGGCCCAGTCGTTTCAACAGTCCTTCCTGCACCTGTTGCCATTCGTTAGGCTCACCGCCTTCCTGCCATAGTTCTTGAAGTTCCGATTCCCGCAGTACTTGCTTGACAGCTTTTCGAGCTTTTTTTAACATTTTATCGTCAACTGTCAACCCTATTTTTTGGATTGAAGCTGGCAACTCTTCCGGCACATCAGTAGCAGCCTGGCCCAAAGCAGCAGCGACAATCTCTGCTGCTGCTAACGCTGCTGAAGCCTCATCTACTTCAATGTATTCTTCCTCCGCACCCGCCTCGATAACGACCGAAAGCGCCTCATTGATAACGTCAAGATTCGGCGATTCTATGAATTCACCGACAAAATCCATTGCCGAATCATTTTCAAAATTCTGATGTCCCCAAGCTCCCATAAACGCTGTATCTTAATTAGTTAAATGCAGATTATTTACCGCAACTTCTCCTTCAAAATCTCTAACTCCACGGCCGGCGAAATCCGCTCATACAAAATATTGAACGCCGCATCCGTTATCGGCATGTTCACTTTGAGCTTCTTGTTTAACTCGTGGATAGATTTCACGGCGTAGTAGCCTTCGGCCACCATATTCATCTCCAGCTGGGCCGATTTCACCGAATAGCCGCGCCCCACCATGCTGCCGAAGGTGCGGTTGCGCGAGAACTGCGAGTAAGCTGTCACCAGCAAATCGCCGAGGTAGGCCGAGGCCGAAAGGTCGCGCGGCTGCGGGTTGATAGCCTGCAAAAAGCGACGGATTTCCTGCACGGCGTTGCTCACCAGCACGGCCAGGAAGTTGTCGCCGTAGCCCAGGCCGTGGGCGATGCCGCCGGTGAGGGCGATGATGTTTTTCATCACCGCGCAGTACTCGATGCCGTCGAGGTCGGTAGCGGGGTGGGCGCTCACGAAACGGTTGCGCAGCAGCTCACAAAAAGCCAGCGCCAGCGCCGCATCGGGCGAGCCGATGGTGAGGTAGCTCTGCTTTTCGAGGGCCACTTCCTCGGCGTGGCACGGCCCGGCAATCACGCCAAGCTGCGTGCGCGGCAGCCGGAACCGCTCAGCCACGTAGTCGGTCACGAGCTGGTTTTTGCCCGGAATCATCCCCTTGATGGCCGAAATCACCTTTTTATGTTTCAGCACATCGCGGTCCAGCTTGTCAAGCACGGGCTGCACGAAGGCAGCCGGCACGGCCAGCACCAGCCAGTCGGCTTCCTCAATGGCTTCTTCCAGGTCGGTGGTGGGGTACACGCGGTTCAGGTCGAGCTGCACGGCCGAGAGGTAGCGCGGGTTGTGGCGGGTGCGCAACAGGTGTTGCACATCGTCTTTCGAGCGCAGCCACCAATCCACGCGGGAGCCGTTTTCGCTGAGGATTTTGGTGAGTGCGGTGGCCCAGGAGCCGCCGCCGAGCATGGCAATTTTTTCCAAAGTGGGTGACTGAATAGTGTTGCGGTGGGAAGTTGAAGCGTCAAAGAACGGAAACTCCCCTCCTTTTTTAAGGAGGGGACAT
This region includes:
- a CDS encoding DUF349 domain-containing protein, with the translated sequence MAAEENPTAPLAGGNDPAGEDRMTILQRRLAEIQGKSSPADDAAPSTTATPNAAGETQVELPAQGTPDLAAGQPEGAGTAETPGAAVIAADLGPVVPTPGTPEAAAAAETAQHVSHPVSVDGSDVSAPQARAIEHYGEVMATTPNPEALPAAEHINSATPAPIADPETLSAPDTAATVEDQAPALPTVDLHDAPELEAAQEPLATLPTSSETPLNAAPADVAAIDAGEEATGVEGEAATETAAPDFTALDLPAQASYLVGLLRSPNAGKNRKQISDLTRQYETNVGLVRTAAREKFAAGGEGVEAFAFQQPEGQQELNKALQEFRESRAKDAKAEDASRGDNLSRKKALLDQLRTLVDAAETKDSSGKLKALQAEWKATGAVPQGDSQGIWDTYHGLLDIYYSKQGQFLQMKDLDRRRNLEAKEALIKRAEALGSASGINKALDELTKLHEDWKNIGPVPNDQREPLWQRFIAASDVLHQRRKEFVDQRSTVEKANLVVKQALLERVLPFATFETDRVNLWRSKTDELQEIKTEWEAAGLVPRAQADALNKQYWAAYKAFFNRKNDFFKSLDNEKSANVKAKQALIDQAEEAANNADGDAARQVIIRVQKEWKDVGRVPDKLADKLWHRFRAACDAVFERPKQESRFREEKVQQSSAEQTAHLDTIAEQVNALSVDAPGSLEGFRAILAGWATEFDANDEQPGRGTADRSEEQLLSLLGKYLDHVPGLGYADRTDLLFQTEVARLKARPQAQQQLTRKEMALRKEINELENDHSTLQTNLDFFARSKNASQLREEYQGRIAEGQKRIEALKKQLRMIRS
- a CDS encoding YqgE/AlgH family protein; the encoded protein is MRPGTLLISKPFLGDPNFERSVVLLCRDEPADGSFGLVLNRLTSLVLDDVLDLPPEATAAAMVPIYVGGPVEPNTLHYLHRRADLPGATDLGQGVYWGGDFETLLGLLGSGALEAGDVRLFAGYSGWSAGQLAGEMQGQSWIRHPASAGKVFTLASDAFWREILREKGGKFKVLANYPVDPRLN
- the pdxH gene encoding pyridoxamine 5'-phosphate oxidase — its product is MTDLHLADLRKTYAQRTLSEADVLPEAVPQFRAWLEEAIAARLDEPTAMTVSTVAAATGQPSSRVVLLKGLPDDAGFLFYTNYDSRKGQELTAQPLAALNFFWPGLERQVRVEGRVEKAPNTMSTEYFQSRPRSSQLGAWASPQSQVIGSREELEAREEAVAEEFGEQNPLPRPDNWGGYILRPTRLELWQGRPSRLHDRIVYEWDGAAWKRSRLAP
- a CDS encoding DUF1015 domain-containing protein gives rise to the protein MAEIQPLRGWRYNAALSANIDAYVSPLFDVVSAKQREALYRNPLNSIHLSVPRGDDPTEAALLQLREWQASGVLRQDELPGIYAYYQYFQLPGSPRKYCRKGFICHIRAYDWEENVVLRHENTLPASVNDRAELLARTQFQTSATHGLYRDEDFELETYLDEAMRAPLLETEEDYQGARDVLAVIQDAAIIRRFQEVLAKREVILADGHHRYEGSLAYRQARELAADGRATGREPWNYHLMYLTNAAADDLRILPTHRLLLDLPAELNTGELLDRLAPYFTVLPTDDASDLPEIITGKQWAFGLYVDGQSFKIRLRPEVHGQLDWDTTEEVKTLDLTVLHFFVLEKVLGIVGPDAQRAWPGVAYVRNFTECLQRVDRGEARGAFIVNEVTMAEVEAVCHSGAVMPPKSTFFYPKTIGGFLFSSIADEEAGNAFAELFQANPK
- a CDS encoding Maf family nucleotide pyrophosphatase produces the protein MKLILASNSPRRRQLLTDMGLPYEIRLREVDEDFPAHLRRGEVAEYLAAHKAAAYAPDLAPDELVITADTIVCLENDVLNKPADRAEATAMLTRLQGRAHDVFTGVCLRAGDGRQVVFSDQTTVHFRSLNPAEIGYYIDTCQPYDKAGSYGAQDWLGMAAITRLEGSYFNVMGLPTHRVWAELEALGALPGSTQPR
- a CDS encoding EamA family transporter, whose amino-acid sequence is MMNWLPLALLTALCLALYNFFIKLAADHVSPAVGAVVLQLVAAALGAAWLLKLKLQGQPLVVSGKGLAWAVLAGLGVGLAEILTFVVFQRGVNSSVGTPVIVGGSVLLTAILGLVVLREALTLPQAGGLLLIVAGIALLARGH
- a CDS encoding glycosyltransferase family protein; translation: MKVVGFTFVRNAIKYDYPVLESINSLLPLCDELVVAVGNSDDDTLGLIQRINSPKIRVIETVWDDSLREGGRVLAVETDKALAAVPADADWAIYLQADEVLHEADYAAIRVGMERWKDDKSVQGLLLNYRHFYGSYDYVGDSYRWYRREIRIVRPDIGVASYRDAQGFRLADNSKLRVKLLDATVHHYGWVKTPAAMQRKQETFNKLWYSDEWVAQNVAPAEDFDYSQVDSLQRFTGTHPQVMLARIRQQNWRYEHDMSRNQHRLKDRFKRALELLTGYRIGEYRNYKLV
- a CDS encoding DUF4259 domain-containing protein: MGAWGHQNFENDSAMDFVGEFIESPNLDVINEALSVVIEAGAEEEYIEVDEASAALAAAEIVAAALGQAATDVPEELPASIQKIGLTVDDKMLKKARKAVKQVLRESELQELWQEGGEPNEWQQVQEGLLKRLGQV